A single region of the Rhizobium sp. NLR16a genome encodes:
- a CDS encoding ABC transporter permease gives MSINEETKAIRRRSWRDVDLRAVAPFAALALLLVVGALVNPNFIGITNLANVATRCAFIAIIAVGATFVISAGDLDLSVGSMVAFVASLMILLINSGVIADPVLMLTAAVVFTVMAGALCGLANGLITTVGKIEPFIATLGTMGIYRGLTTWLSQGGAITLRSSEIQTLYRPAYFGNILGVPVPILVILVVTAIAAFILYRTRYGRHVVAVGSNSDVARYSGIAVNRVRTIAFVIQGLCVAIAVLLYVPRLGSTSATTGILWELQAITAVVVGGTALKGGAGRVWGTICGAFILELVGNIMLLSNFISEYLIGAIQGAIIIIAMLVQRSLVRKS, from the coding sequence ATGAGCATTAACGAGGAGACCAAGGCGATCCGGCGCAGGTCCTGGCGTGACGTTGATCTGCGCGCGGTTGCACCGTTTGCCGCCTTGGCCTTGCTTCTCGTCGTCGGCGCACTGGTCAATCCGAACTTCATCGGCATCACCAATCTTGCCAACGTCGCGACGCGCTGCGCTTTCATCGCTATCATCGCGGTCGGCGCCACTTTCGTGATCTCGGCCGGAGACCTCGACCTTTCCGTCGGCTCGATGGTCGCCTTCGTCGCCAGTCTGATGATCCTGCTCATTAATTCAGGCGTCATTGCCGATCCGGTGCTGATGCTGACGGCAGCGGTGGTCTTTACGGTGATGGCGGGGGCTCTTTGCGGCCTCGCAAACGGCCTCATCACCACCGTCGGCAAGATCGAGCCTTTCATTGCCACGCTCGGCACAATGGGCATTTATCGCGGCCTGACCACCTGGCTGTCGCAGGGCGGCGCGATCACGTTGCGCTCGAGTGAAATCCAGACGCTCTACCGTCCAGCCTATTTCGGCAATATTCTCGGCGTTCCCGTGCCGATCTTGGTAATCCTCGTCGTCACCGCAATTGCAGCCTTTATCCTCTATCGCACCCGTTACGGCCGCCATGTCGTGGCTGTCGGTTCGAACAGCGACGTCGCGCGCTACTCGGGCATTGCAGTCAACCGCGTGCGCACGATTGCCTTCGTTATCCAGGGTCTCTGCGTGGCGATCGCCGTGCTGCTCTATGTACCGCGTCTCGGTTCCACCTCGGCAACGACCGGTATCCTGTGGGAGTTGCAGGCCATCACCGCCGTCGTCGTCGGCGGCACGGCTCTCAAGGGCGGCGCAGGCCGGGTCTGGGGGACCATCTGCGGCGCCTTCATTCTCGAACTCGTCGGCAACATCATGCTGCTTTCGAACTTCATCAGCGAGTATCTCATCGGCGCGATCCAGGGTGCAATCATCATCATCGCCATGCTGGTGCAGCGGTCGCTGGTTCGCAAATCCTAA
- a CDS encoding sugar phosphate isomerase/epimerase: MKTIKGPGLFLGQFAGDTAPFNSWDAITKWAADIGYKGVQVPTWTSQLIDLKKAATSKDYCDEFAGKARENGIEITELSTHLQGQLVAVHPAYDEAFDGFAAPEVRGNPKARQEWAVEQVKLALTASKNLGLKAHATFSGALAWPFIYPWPQRPAGLVETAFDELARRWTPILNHADENGIDVCYEIHPGEDLHDGITFEMFLERVKNHSRANMLYDPSHYVLQCLDYLENIDIYKDRIKMFHVKDAEFNPTGRQGVYGGYQGWVERAGRFRSLGDGQVDFGAVFSKMTANNFDGWAVVEWECALKHPEDGAREGAEFVAAHIIRVTEKAFDDFAAGGTDQAANRRMLGLS; encoded by the coding sequence ATGAAGACGATCAAGGGCCCCGGCCTTTTTCTTGGCCAGTTCGCGGGCGATACCGCGCCTTTCAATTCCTGGGACGCGATCACCAAATGGGCGGCCGACATCGGTTACAAGGGCGTCCAGGTGCCGACCTGGACAAGCCAGCTGATCGATCTGAAGAAGGCCGCGACGTCGAAGGATTATTGCGACGAATTCGCCGGCAAGGCCCGCGAAAACGGCATCGAAATCACCGAACTTTCGACCCATCTGCAGGGCCAGCTCGTCGCCGTTCACCCGGCCTATGACGAAGCCTTCGACGGCTTCGCGGCCCCCGAGGTGCGCGGCAACCCGAAGGCGCGCCAGGAATGGGCGGTCGAGCAGGTCAAGCTGGCGCTGACCGCATCGAAAAACCTCGGCCTCAAGGCGCATGCGACCTTCTCCGGGGCGCTTGCCTGGCCCTTCATCTATCCCTGGCCGCAGCGTCCCGCCGGCCTGGTTGAGACCGCGTTCGACGAACTTGCCCGCCGCTGGACGCCGATCCTCAACCATGCGGATGAAAACGGCATCGACGTCTGCTACGAGATCCATCCGGGTGAAGACCTGCATGACGGCATCACCTTCGAGATGTTCCTGGAGCGGGTGAAGAACCATTCCCGCGCCAACATGCTCTATGATCCCTCGCATTATGTCCTGCAGTGCCTCGATTATCTCGAGAACATCGACATCTACAAGGACCGCATCAAGATGTTTCACGTCAAGGATGCCGAGTTCAATCCGACCGGGCGCCAGGGCGTTTACGGCGGTTACCAGGGCTGGGTGGAACGCGCCGGCCGCTTCCGCTCGCTCGGCGACGGCCAGGTCGATTTCGGCGCGGTCTTCTCGAAGATGACGGCCAATAATTTCGACGGCTGGGCCGTGGTCGAATGGGAATGCGCGCTGAAGCATCCGGAGGATGGCGCCCGCGAGGGGGCCGAATTCGTCGCCGCCCATATCATCCGCGTCACGGAAAAGGCCTTCGACGATTTTGCCGCCGGCGGCACGGACCAAGCGGCCAATCGGCGGATGCTGGGGCTTTCCTAA
- a CDS encoding substrate-binding domain-containing protein, with amino-acid sequence MRKLMLGLAVAGVAFAGAAYAQDKNYTIGVSIPAADHGWTSGVVFHAERIAKKLMAEHPGLNVIVKTSPDAATQANAVQDLDTQGIDALVILPSDPDPLVNAIKEVKDKGKFVALVDRAPSNNDNSVRDLYVAGNNPALGEVAGKYIAEKTPEAEVVVIRGLPIPIDQQRQDGFDKGIAGSKVKVLDRQYGNWNRDDAFKVMQDYLTKYPKIDVVWCQDDDMAVGVLQAIEQAKRTDIQYVVAGAGSKDMVKKVMDGDKLIPVDVLYPPAMVGTAMELTAAALYDQVPVHGNYILDATLVTKENAKNFYFPDSPF; translated from the coding sequence ATGCGCAAGCTCATGTTGGGTCTGGCTGTTGCGGGGGTGGCTTTTGCCGGCGCAGCCTACGCCCAGGACAAGAACTACACGATCGGTGTGTCCATTCCGGCCGCCGACCACGGCTGGACCTCTGGCGTCGTGTTCCATGCCGAGCGTATCGCCAAGAAACTGATGGCCGAACATCCGGGCCTGAACGTCATCGTCAAGACTTCACCGGATGCCGCGACGCAGGCAAACGCCGTGCAGGACCTCGATACACAGGGCATCGACGCGCTGGTCATCCTGCCGTCGGACCCGGATCCGCTCGTCAACGCCATCAAGGAAGTCAAGGACAAGGGTAAGTTCGTAGCACTTGTCGACCGCGCGCCGTCGAACAACGATAATTCCGTGCGTGATCTTTACGTCGCCGGCAACAACCCGGCACTCGGCGAAGTCGCCGGCAAGTACATTGCCGAAAAGACGCCGGAAGCCGAGGTCGTCGTTATCCGCGGACTGCCGATCCCGATCGACCAGCAGCGCCAGGATGGCTTCGACAAGGGTATCGCCGGCTCCAAGGTCAAGGTTCTCGACCGCCAGTATGGCAACTGGAACCGCGACGACGCCTTCAAAGTGATGCAGGACTACCTGACGAAGTACCCGAAAATCGATGTCGTCTGGTGCCAGGACGACGATATGGCCGTCGGCGTACTGCAGGCGATCGAGCAGGCCAAGCGCACCGACATTCAATATGTCGTCGCCGGCGCCGGCTCCAAGGACATGGTCAAGAAGGTCATGGACGGCGACAAGCTGATCCCGGTCGACGTTCTCTATCCGCCGGCAATGGTCGGCACGGCAATGGAGCTGACGGCGGCGGCGCTCTACGATCAGGTCCCGGTTCACGGCAATTACATCCTCGACGCAACGCTCGTCACCAAGGAGAATGCCAAGAACTTCTACTTCCCGGATTCTCCGTTCTGA